The following are encoded in a window of Amycolatopsis solani genomic DNA:
- a CDS encoding substrate-binding domain-containing protein: MRKVLALALGLVLLAGCSDAAPSAPLGDPEPGTLRILAGSELADMQPVLDEAARATGVTVKFTFTGTLEGAEALANGGVDGKYDAVWFSSNRYLAGLPEAAKRLGNQVKIMSSPVVLGLAAPVAQRLGWAGKPVSWGEIAAQAGKKAFSYGMTDPSASNSGFSALVGVASALAGAGNAIDARQIASVTPQLTQFFSAQALSAGSSGWLSDAYVRRATGPDPVDGLINYESVLLSANASGKLPAPLTLVYPSDGVVTADYPLSLLASAGDDARSAHQRLSDYLRTAEVQKRIMETTQRRPVVPGVALGPRFAAHDLVELPFPATQQAVDALLRAYFDKIRRPSRTLYVLDTSGSMKGDRIDSLRTALAGLTGADTSLTGRYRRFRSREEVIMLPFSTRPSGATTFTVPEQDPAGELARIKAFAEGLTANGGTAIYDSLAEAYRELEPVQARDPDRFTSIVLMTDGENANGSSLADFKLAFGSIPPSVKQVPVFTVLFGEGSNDELTQVATMTGGKVFDGRETPLSDVFKEIRGYQ, from the coding sequence ATGAGGAAGGTCCTGGCGCTGGCTTTGGGTCTGGTTCTCTTGGCCGGCTGTTCCGACGCCGCACCGTCCGCACCGCTGGGGGATCCCGAGCCGGGAACGTTGCGGATCCTCGCGGGCAGCGAACTGGCGGACATGCAGCCGGTGCTCGACGAGGCCGCTCGCGCCACCGGGGTGACGGTCAAGTTCACCTTCACCGGCACGTTGGAAGGCGCCGAAGCGCTGGCGAACGGCGGCGTCGACGGCAAGTACGACGCCGTGTGGTTCTCCTCGAACCGATATCTCGCCGGCCTTCCCGAGGCGGCGAAGCGGCTCGGCAACCAGGTCAAGATCATGAGCTCGCCGGTGGTGCTGGGGCTGGCCGCGCCGGTCGCGCAGCGGCTCGGCTGGGCGGGCAAGCCGGTCAGCTGGGGCGAGATCGCCGCGCAGGCCGGGAAGAAGGCGTTCAGCTACGGCATGACGGACCCGTCGGCGTCGAACTCCGGGTTCTCCGCGCTGGTCGGCGTCGCTTCGGCGCTCGCGGGGGCGGGAAACGCGATCGACGCCCGGCAAATCGCTTCGGTGACCCCGCAGCTGACGCAGTTCTTCAGCGCCCAGGCGCTTTCGGCCGGCTCTTCGGGGTGGCTGTCGGACGCCTACGTCCGGCGCGCGACCGGCCCGGACCCGGTCGACGGGCTGATCAACTACGAGTCGGTGCTGCTGTCGGCGAACGCGTCCGGGAAGCTGCCCGCGCCGCTGACGCTGGTTTACCCGAGCGACGGCGTCGTCACGGCGGACTACCCGCTCTCCCTGCTGGCTTCCGCCGGTGACGACGCGCGGTCGGCGCACCAGCGGCTGTCGGACTACTTGCGGACGGCCGAGGTCCAGAAGCGGATCATGGAGACCACCCAGCGGCGGCCGGTCGTGCCGGGTGTGGCGCTGGGGCCGCGGTTCGCCGCGCACGACCTCGTCGAGCTGCCGTTCCCGGCGACGCAGCAGGCCGTGGACGCGCTGCTCCGGGCGTACTTCGACAAGATCCGCCGCCCGTCGCGGACGCTGTACGTGCTCGACACGTCCGGGTCGATGAAGGGCGACCGGATCGACTCGCTGCGGACCGCGCTGGCCGGGCTGACGGGGGCGGACACCTCGCTGACCGGGCGGTACCGGCGCTTCCGGAGCCGCGAGGAGGTCATCATGCTGCCCTTCAGCACGCGCCCGTCGGGGGCCACGACGTTCACCGTGCCGGAGCAGGACCCCGCGGGCGAGCTGGCGCGCATCAAGGCGTTCGCCGAAGGTCTGACCGCGAACGGCGGGACGGCGATCTACGACAGCCTGGCGGAGGCGTACCGCGAGCTGGAACCGGTGCAGGCCCGCGATCCCGACCGGTTCACCTCCATCGTGCTGATGACCGACGGGGAGAACGCGAACGGCTCTTCGCTGGCGGACTTCAAGCTCGCGTTCGGGTCGATCCCGCCGTCGGTGAAGCAGGTGCCGGTGTTCACGGTGCTGTTCGGCGAGGGGAGCAACGACGAGCTGACGCAGGTCGCGACGATGACCGGCGGCAAGGTGTTCGACGGGCGCGAAACCCCGTTGTCCGACGTGTTCAAGGAGATCCGCGGGTACCAATGA
- a CDS encoding toxic anion resistance protein produces the protein MDFALSPPEPVDAIPVERAAGLVTLSEDTRSEVSVRASEFAARLEALDVRSPEFTDLLDELLTVGEADMRAAAGVAGTLLDRSLRSTASPPDGVTTSLASLRRTVAGLDPAKLPLTGRKLLGLFPVAAGAKRALDRYRAANEPVNALVVDLRGRQDVLRRDNASIKRERERLWQVMGRLAEAAALAEAVDGAIEAQAGVFDLTDPGRATALRGDVLYPIRQRHQDLLTQLAVSAQGYLALDLVRKNNDELIRGVERAVSTTVSALRVALLVSGALASQRDVLDEVAALQATTDGLIRANSELLTLQSAEIRKASSDPAVATETIRQSFDRIYASIDAIDGFRAEAVRSMAATVESLSGEIRRAEDHLRRSHEGEA, from the coding sequence ATGGATTTCGCGCTCAGCCCGCCCGAACCGGTCGACGCGATCCCCGTCGAGCGCGCCGCCGGGCTCGTCACGCTCAGCGAGGACACGCGGTCGGAAGTCTCCGTTCGCGCTTCGGAGTTCGCGGCCCGGCTCGAAGCCCTCGACGTCCGCTCCCCGGAGTTCACCGACCTGCTCGACGAGCTGCTGACCGTCGGCGAGGCCGACATGCGCGCGGCGGCGGGCGTCGCGGGGACGCTGCTCGACCGGTCGCTGCGCAGTACGGCGTCGCCGCCGGACGGGGTCACCACGAGCCTCGCGAGCCTGCGCCGGACCGTCGCCGGGCTGGACCCGGCGAAACTGCCGCTGACCGGGCGGAAGCTGCTCGGCCTGTTCCCGGTGGCCGCGGGCGCGAAGCGGGCCCTGGACCGGTACCGCGCGGCGAACGAGCCGGTCAACGCCCTGGTCGTCGACCTGCGGGGCCGCCAGGACGTCTTGCGTCGCGACAACGCCTCGATCAAGCGCGAACGCGAGCGGCTGTGGCAGGTGATGGGGAGGCTCGCCGAAGCGGCCGCCCTCGCCGAGGCCGTCGACGGCGCGATCGAAGCCCAGGCCGGTGTCTTCGACCTGACGGATCCCGGGCGTGCCACCGCGTTGCGCGGGGACGTGCTGTACCCGATCCGGCAGCGGCACCAGGACCTGCTGACCCAGCTCGCGGTCAGCGCGCAGGGCTACCTCGCGCTGGACCTGGTGCGCAAGAACAACGACGAGCTGATCCGCGGCGTCGAACGGGCGGTGTCGACGACGGTCTCCGCGCTCCGGGTCGCGTTGCTGGTCAGTGGCGCTCTCGCCAGCCAGCGCGACGTCCTCGACGAGGTCGCGGCGCTGCAGGCGACCACCGACGGGCTGATCCGGGCGAACTCGGAGCTGCTCACGCTGCAGTCCGCGGAGATCCGCAAGGCGAGCAGCGACCCGGCTGTCGCGACCGAGACGATCCGGCAGTCGTTCGACCGGATCTACGCCTCGATCGACGCGATCGACGGGTTCCGCGCCGAGGCCGTCCGCTCGATGGCGGCGACCGTTGAGTCGCTTTCCGGGGAGATCCGCCGCGCCGAAGACCACCTGCGGCGTTCGCACGAGGGGGAAGCATGA
- a CDS encoding carboxylesterase/lipase family protein, translating into MVSVPTVTTELGALVGLAGDGVRVWRGIPYARPPVGELRWRAPRPPSLSGGVHVATEYGPHAMQSPDPMNPSAVCDEDCLYLNVCTPEGPAPEGGWPVLFWLHGGGYRVGHGEQLGDGEEFARAGIVVVTINYRLGSLGFLHLAGIFGDAEADAGVCGLLDQIEALKWVRRNVSAFGGDPARITVYGVSAGAKSLGNLMGSPLSAGLFAQGISSSGGADHVATPAAGTALARRLLDEVGCHDVDALRALPAKEFVEAQERILTGLQALWLWRPTLHPRVLPEVPIEPIRRGSAAGVPLLIGCNSNEGSTYALMLGDDVATAPASGVLEGILGGERASHLLDTYLRRVPDLKSAKIAAMGDERYGIPTQRLADAQSAHAPVFRYRIDIAAPGVPEQLDGGHGTETTMAWKVPMPLFDQAIAVNPKRERAALLIHRAWVRFIRDGVADADGPEWPSYGPELRPVLVFREDTDLVLDPRPDEWKAWGDAEWASGTWFPVT; encoded by the coding sequence ATGGTGTCCGTCCCGACGGTCACGACCGAGCTCGGGGCGCTGGTGGGGCTGGCGGGGGACGGCGTCCGCGTCTGGCGCGGGATCCCGTACGCCCGCCCGCCGGTCGGCGAGCTGCGGTGGCGGGCGCCGCGGCCGCCGTCGCTGTCCGGTGGCGTGCACGTCGCCACCGAGTACGGGCCGCACGCCATGCAGTCGCCGGACCCGATGAACCCGTCCGCCGTCTGCGACGAGGACTGCTTGTACCTCAACGTCTGCACGCCCGAAGGCCCCGCGCCCGAAGGCGGCTGGCCGGTGCTGTTCTGGCTGCACGGCGGCGGCTACCGCGTCGGGCACGGCGAGCAGCTGGGTGACGGCGAGGAGTTCGCGCGCGCCGGGATCGTCGTCGTCACGATCAACTACCGGCTCGGCTCGCTCGGTTTCCTGCACCTCGCCGGGATCTTCGGCGACGCCGAAGCGGACGCCGGGGTGTGCGGCCTGCTCGACCAGATCGAGGCGCTGAAGTGGGTGCGCCGCAACGTCTCCGCGTTCGGCGGCGACCCGGCGCGGATCACCGTCTACGGCGTCTCGGCGGGTGCGAAGAGCCTCGGGAACCTGATGGGCAGCCCGCTGTCCGCGGGGTTGTTCGCCCAAGGGATCAGCAGCAGCGGCGGCGCCGACCACGTGGCGACGCCGGCAGCCGGGACGGCGCTGGCGCGGCGGCTCCTCGACGAGGTCGGCTGCCACGACGTGGACGCGTTGCGCGCGTTGCCGGCGAAGGAGTTCGTCGAGGCGCAGGAACGGATCCTCACCGGGCTGCAGGCGCTGTGGCTCTGGCGCCCGACCCTGCACCCGAGGGTGCTGCCCGAGGTGCCGATCGAACCGATCCGGCGGGGCAGCGCGGCCGGGGTCCCGCTGCTGATCGGCTGCAACAGCAACGAAGGCAGCACGTACGCGCTGATGCTCGGCGACGACGTCGCGACGGCGCCGGCTTCGGGGGTGCTCGAAGGCATCCTCGGCGGCGAACGCGCGTCGCACCTCCTCGACACCTACCTCCGCCGCGTCCCCGACCTGAAATCGGCGAAGATCGCCGCGATGGGCGACGAGCGCTACGGCATCCCGACGCAGCGCCTCGCCGACGCGCAGTCCGCGCACGCGCCCGTGTTCCGCTACCGCATCGACATCGCCGCGCCCGGTGTGCCCGAGCAGCTCGACGGCGGCCACGGCACCGAGACGACCATGGCGTGGAAGGTCCCGATGCCGCTGTTCGACCAGGCCATCGCGGTCAACCCCAAGCGGGAGCGCGCCGCGCTGCTCATCCACCGCGCCTGGGTGCGGTTCATCCGCGACGGCGTCGCCGACGCGGACGGCCCCGAATGGCCGTCGTACGGGCCCGAACTGCGCCCGGTGCTGGTTTTCCGGGAAGACACCGATCTGGTGCTCGACCCACGGCCGGACGAGTGGAAGGCCTGGGGCGACGCGGAATGGGCGTCCGGGACCTGGTTCCCGGTGACCTGA
- a CDS encoding ATP-binding protein produces MSALPREELRGLFLFEHLSEDQLDWIAANAVLEEYEGDSVVIQEGGEATCFYVLLNGAIRMTRMVSGTEVETNRSDQRGAYFGATQFFVHQDTEHTFGTTVHALSDVTLLALPSKEFSVEFRRWFPMATHLLEGMYLGWRNSDTVIGSRRRLLALGELSAGLTHELNNPAAAAVRATSALRERVAGMRHKLAFLAKKDIDPELLYQLIDVQERLVKQVAQAPKLTAMQQADREDEITDWFDDRGIDGGWDLADIYVRAGLTTPDLDNVLEQVGDTFIDGAVRWLAYALETEMLMGEIEDSTTRISALVGKAKQYSQMDRAPHQWVDVHDGLDSTLVMLAGKIGDGVRVVKEYDRSLPKIPAYAGELNQVWTNIIDNAIGAMKGEGTLTLRTWGQNDQVRVEIGDTGPGIPADIKPRIFEPFFTTKPVGEGTGLGLDISWKIVVERHQGDLRVESEPGNTRFEVCLPTVEQASL; encoded by the coding sequence ATGAGCGCACTGCCGCGGGAAGAGCTTCGCGGGCTCTTCCTGTTCGAACACCTTTCCGAAGACCAGCTCGACTGGATCGCCGCCAACGCCGTGCTCGAGGAGTACGAAGGCGACAGCGTGGTCATCCAAGAGGGCGGCGAAGCGACCTGCTTCTACGTCCTGTTGAACGGCGCGATCCGGATGACGCGCATGGTCAGCGGCACCGAGGTGGAGACCAACCGGTCCGACCAGCGCGGAGCGTACTTCGGGGCCACGCAGTTCTTCGTGCACCAGGACACCGAGCACACGTTCGGCACGACGGTGCACGCGCTCTCCGACGTCACGCTGCTCGCGCTGCCGTCGAAGGAGTTCTCCGTCGAGTTCCGCAGGTGGTTCCCGATGGCGACGCACCTGCTGGAGGGCATGTACCTCGGCTGGCGCAACAGCGACACCGTGATCGGCTCGCGGCGCCGGCTCCTGGCCCTCGGCGAGCTGTCGGCCGGCCTCACGCACGAGCTGAACAACCCGGCCGCGGCCGCCGTGCGGGCGACGTCCGCTCTGCGCGAGCGGGTCGCCGGGATGCGGCACAAGCTGGCCTTCCTGGCGAAGAAGGACATCGACCCGGAGCTGCTGTACCAGCTCATCGACGTCCAGGAACGCCTGGTCAAGCAGGTCGCGCAGGCGCCGAAGCTGACCGCGATGCAGCAGGCCGATCGCGAAGACGAGATCACCGACTGGTTCGACGACCGCGGCATCGACGGCGGCTGGGACCTCGCCGACATCTACGTCCGCGCCGGGCTGACCACGCCCGACCTGGACAACGTGCTGGAACAGGTCGGCGACACCTTCATCGACGGCGCCGTCCGCTGGCTCGCCTACGCGCTCGAGACCGAGATGCTGATGGGCGAGATCGAGGACTCCACCACGCGCATCTCGGCGCTGGTCGGCAAGGCCAAGCAGTACTCCCAGATGGACCGGGCGCCGCACCAGTGGGTCGACGTCCACGACGGCCTCGACTCCACGCTGGTCATGCTCGCGGGCAAGATCGGCGACGGCGTCCGGGTGGTCAAGGAGTACGACCGCAGCCTGCCGAAGATCCCGGCGTACGCGGGCGAGCTGAACCAGGTCTGGACGAACATCATCGACAACGCGATCGGCGCCATGAAGGGCGAGGGCACGCTCACCCTGCGCACCTGGGGCCAGAACGACCAGGTCCGCGTCGAGATCGGCGACACCGGCCCCGGCATCCCGGCGGACATCAAGCCGCGGATCTTCGAGCCGTTCTTCACCACCAAACCGGTCGGCGAAGGCACCGGGCTCGGCCTGGACATCTCGTGGAAGATCGTCGTCGAACGGCACCAGGGCGACCTGCGCGTCGAGTCCGAACCCGGCAACACCCGGTTCGAGGTCTGCCTGCCGACGGTCGAGCAGGCTTCGCTCTGA
- a CDS encoding response regulator, whose protein sequence is MSQPILMTVDDDPAVSRSVARDLRRRYGKDYRVIRADSGMDALEALREIKLRGDAVAAILADYRMPQMDGIAFLEKAMDLFPHARRALLTAYADTDAAIQAINVVDVDHYLLKPWDPPEEKLYPVIDALVETWRAVGDKPVEEVKLLGHKYSSPSFHMRDFLARNAVPYRWYSVEEDEGKRLLQAAEATEADIPVVVTPGGAVLKNPSGGEIADAVGLSTRPAQEFYDLVVIGGGPAGLGAAVYGASEGLRTVLVEKKATGGQAGTSSRIENYLGFPDGVSGAQLTDRARRQAQKFGAEVLTARDVVGLEARGSSRVITFGDGSEIAAHSVILASGVTYRALEADGIEELSGRGVYYGSAATEAPECKGEHVYIVGGANSAGQAAVFFSRHASDVTILVRGASLEASMSHYLIEQIAGIENIHVRTHTTVKQAHGDGHLERLTLCENGVTETVDSGHLFIFIGAAPRTDWLGETIHRDEHGFVRTGPDLLTAGQRPAGWPLDRDPHYLESSIPGVFVAGDVRSQSVKRVASAVGEGAMAVTLVHRYLEEQ, encoded by the coding sequence GTGAGCCAGCCGATCCTGATGACCGTCGACGACGATCCCGCCGTGTCCCGCTCGGTCGCCCGTGACCTGCGGCGCCGCTACGGCAAGGACTACCGCGTCATCCGTGCCGACTCCGGCATGGACGCGCTCGAAGCACTGCGCGAGATCAAGCTGCGCGGCGACGCCGTCGCGGCCATCCTCGCCGACTACCGGATGCCGCAGATGGACGGCATCGCCTTCCTCGAGAAGGCGATGGACCTGTTCCCGCACGCCCGCCGCGCCCTGCTGACCGCCTACGCCGACACCGACGCCGCGATCCAGGCGATCAACGTCGTCGACGTCGACCACTACCTGCTCAAGCCGTGGGACCCGCCGGAGGAGAAGCTCTACCCGGTGATCGACGCGCTGGTCGAGACGTGGCGCGCGGTCGGCGACAAGCCGGTCGAAGAGGTCAAGCTCCTCGGCCACAAGTACTCGTCGCCTTCGTTCCACATGCGCGACTTCCTCGCCCGCAACGCCGTGCCGTACCGCTGGTACTCGGTCGAAGAGGACGAGGGCAAGCGCCTGCTCCAGGCCGCCGAAGCGACCGAAGCCGACATCCCGGTGGTCGTCACGCCGGGCGGCGCCGTGCTCAAGAACCCGAGCGGCGGCGAGATCGCCGACGCGGTCGGTTTGTCGACCCGCCCGGCCCAGGAGTTCTACGACCTCGTCGTGATCGGCGGCGGCCCGGCCGGCCTCGGCGCCGCGGTGTACGGCGCGTCCGAGGGCCTGCGCACGGTGCTCGTCGAGAAGAAGGCCACCGGCGGCCAGGCGGGCACGAGCTCGCGCATCGAGAACTACCTCGGCTTCCCCGACGGCGTCTCCGGCGCGCAGCTGACCGACCGGGCCCGGCGCCAGGCGCAGAAGTTCGGCGCCGAGGTGCTGACCGCGCGCGACGTCGTCGGCCTGGAAGCCCGCGGCTCGTCCCGCGTGATCACCTTCGGCGACGGCAGCGAGATCGCCGCGCACTCGGTGATCCTCGCCAGCGGCGTCACCTACCGCGCCCTGGAGGCCGACGGCATCGAAGAGCTCTCCGGCCGCGGCGTCTACTACGGCTCGGCCGCGACCGAAGCACCCGAGTGCAAGGGCGAGCACGTCTACATCGTCGGCGGCGCCAACTCGGCCGGGCAGGCCGCGGTGTTCTTCTCCCGCCACGCCAGCGACGTCACGATCCTGGTGCGCGGCGCCTCCCTGGAGGCCTCGATGTCGCACTACCTGATCGAGCAGATCGCCGGCATCGAGAACATCCACGTCCGCACGCACACCACGGTCAAGCAGGCCCACGGCGACGGCCACCTCGAGCGGCTGACGCTGTGCGAGAACGGCGTCACCGAGACGGTCGACTCCGGCCACCTCTTCATCTTCATCGGCGCCGCCCCGCGCACCGACTGGCTCGGCGAGACGATCCACCGCGACGAGCACGGCTTCGTCCGCACCGGTCCGGACCTGCTCACCGCCGGTCAGCGGCCGGCCGGCTGGCCGCTCGACCGTGATCCGCACTACCTCGAATCGTCGATCCCCGGCGTGTTCGTGGCCGGCGACGTGCGGTCCCAGTCGGTCAAGCGGGTGGCCTCCGCGGTCGGCGAGGGCGCGATGGCCGTGACGCTGGTACACCGGTACCTGGAGGAACAATGA
- a CDS encoding ribonuclease Z, which yields MSTRELVVLGTASQVPTRHRNQNGYLLRWDGEGILFDPGEGTQRQMLRAGVAASDITRLCVTHFHGDHSLGLPGIIQRLSLDKVKHPVHAHFPASGAHYFERLRHATAFYEQADLREHPITGDGPIATGKLTLEARRLSHPVEAFGYRLVEPDGRTMLPGKLREHGIAGPDVGRLQREGRLGAVELDDVSTPRPGQRFAFVMDTRLCDAVYALSENADTLVIESTFLAEDTALAKDFGHLTARQAARVAAESGVRQLVLTHFSQRYPDPERFLDEAKAEFGGDIVVARDLERVQVPKRRSSPADRAAP from the coding sequence GTGTCGACCCGCGAACTGGTGGTGCTGGGCACCGCTTCCCAGGTGCCCACGCGCCACCGCAACCAGAACGGCTACCTCCTGCGCTGGGACGGCGAGGGCATCCTCTTCGACCCCGGCGAAGGCACCCAGCGCCAGATGCTGCGGGCGGGCGTCGCGGCCTCCGACATCACGCGCCTCTGCGTCACCCACTTCCACGGCGACCACAGCCTCGGCCTCCCCGGGATCATCCAGCGGCTCTCGCTCGACAAGGTCAAGCACCCGGTCCACGCCCACTTCCCGGCGTCCGGCGCGCACTACTTCGAACGCCTGCGGCACGCGACGGCGTTCTACGAGCAGGCCGACCTGCGTGAGCACCCGATCACCGGGGACGGCCCGATCGCCACCGGCAAGCTCACCCTCGAGGCGAGGCGCCTGAGCCACCCCGTCGAGGCGTTCGGCTACCGCCTGGTCGAGCCCGACGGCCGCACCATGCTGCCCGGGAAACTGCGGGAACACGGCATCGCGGGCCCCGACGTCGGACGGCTCCAGCGCGAAGGGCGCCTCGGCGCCGTCGAACTCGACGACGTGAGCACGCCCCGCCCCGGCCAGCGGTTCGCCTTCGTCATGGACACCCGCCTCTGCGACGCCGTCTACGCCCTCAGCGAAAACGCCGACACGCTCGTGATCGAGTCGACGTTCCTGGCCGAGGACACCGCGCTGGCCAAGGACTTCGGTCACCTGACCGCCCGGCAGGCCGCGCGCGTCGCCGCCGAATCCGGCGTCCGGCAGCTCGTGCTGACCCACTTCTCGCAGCGCTACCCCGATCCGGAGCGGTTCCTGGACGAAGCGAAAGCCGAGTTCGGCGGCGACATCGTCGTGGCGCGGGACCTGGAGCGGGTCCAGGTGCCGAAACGCCGGTCCTCCCCAGCGGACCGCGCGGCGCCGTAG
- a CDS encoding HdeD family acid-resistance protein: protein MTSFAAFSVVEPRKAWPLVAVRGGFAVLFGLFALIWPGATVLVLAVLYGIYAIVDGVGALMQAFRPGDTGHRVAYGVLGALGIIAGILVLVWPGITVLLLALLVGFWAIVTGIAEIAAAIRLRKQIQGEAFLILAGAISVLAGVLIVINPIAGAYGIAVLVGVYALIYGIVLLVLGFRLRKLGDTTPAS from the coding sequence ATGACCTCCTTCGCAGCGTTCTCCGTCGTCGAACCCCGCAAAGCGTGGCCGCTGGTGGCCGTCCGCGGTGGGTTCGCCGTGCTCTTCGGTCTCTTCGCACTGATCTGGCCGGGCGCCACCGTGCTCGTGCTGGCCGTCCTCTATGGCATTTACGCGATCGTCGACGGCGTCGGCGCCCTCATGCAGGCGTTCCGCCCGGGTGACACCGGGCACCGGGTGGCGTACGGCGTCCTCGGCGCGCTCGGCATCATCGCCGGCATCCTCGTCCTGGTCTGGCCCGGCATCACCGTCCTGCTGCTGGCCCTGCTGGTCGGCTTCTGGGCGATCGTGACCGGGATCGCCGAGATCGCCGCGGCGATCCGCCTGCGCAAGCAGATCCAGGGCGAGGCCTTCCTCATCCTGGCCGGCGCGATCTCCGTGCTCGCCGGCGTCCTCATCGTGATCAACCCGATCGCCGGCGCGTACGGCATCGCGGTGCTCGTCGGCGTCTACGCGCTGATCTACGGGATCGTGCTCCTCGTGCTGGGCTTCCGCCTGCGCAAACTGGGGGACACGACCCCCGCGAGCTGA